In one Sphingobium indicum B90A genomic region, the following are encoded:
- a CDS encoding nitroreductase family protein — MFNDRTSPLSLLQTRRSGKPRDLIAPGPDEGQLRTILEVAQRTPDHGKLAPWRFVIVPLEKRDALAALLENAYRAEKPDAGRLEIEAMHQFAHQAPTLVVALSAPVEGSKIPLWEQELSAGAAIMNLLHAAHALGFAGGWLTGWPSYNEDVRAAFAKAGERIAGFVFIGTPGREQEERPRPEYDNIVSIWDR; from the coding sequence ATGTTCAATGATCGCACTTCGCCCCTCTCGCTCCTCCAGACCCGCCGATCCGGCAAGCCCCGCGACCTGATCGCGCCGGGACCGGACGAAGGCCAGCTTCGCACGATCCTGGAAGTGGCGCAGCGCACGCCCGATCATGGCAAGCTGGCGCCCTGGCGCTTCGTGATCGTGCCGTTGGAAAAGCGAGACGCTCTCGCCGCATTGCTGGAAAATGCCTATCGCGCCGAAAAGCCCGATGCCGGACGGCTGGAGATAGAGGCGATGCACCAGTTCGCGCATCAGGCGCCGACACTGGTCGTCGCGCTTTCCGCGCCGGTCGAGGGCAGCAAGATCCCGCTTTGGGAACAGGAACTGTCGGCTGGCGCGGCGATCATGAACCTGCTCCATGCGGCTCATGCGCTGGGCTTTGCGGGCGGATGGCTGACGGGCTGGCCCAGCTATAACGAGGATGTGCGCGCCGCCTTCGCCAAAGCCGGGGAACGGATCGCCGGCTTCGTCTTCATCGGCACGCCGGGACGGGAGCAGGAGGAGCGTCCTCGGCCAGAATATGACAATATAGTTTCCATCTGGGACAGATAG
- the prsK gene encoding XrtA/PEP-CTERM system histidine kinase PrsK, with product MSGLLQFVGDWGHALAAVLFAALGIFALRRREEGAEQRLLAVALLLTSCWSLYVSFGGVDKPLTGIGENIRNAAWLLLLFALLRRNGAARGESLLAIGSVYAAVAGIILLQTFTDLIWRQLPTSSDLHRALLHASLVLHLMTAIGSLMLVHHLYVSWPVRERQRVALLLGALAAMWTYDLNLYAIAAFAVDRASDLYALRGPMMALLAPVIGAGMRADMAGRLQLSRALTFQSLSLAAIALYVAVLAATAVLVELVAGPYARLVEIGCVFFLAVSALVLLPSRRLRALWKVQVAKHFFQHRYDYRTEWMRFGDTIGRPGDNALPLGERVAKAVADITDSPAALLMLRAEDGALAFETHWNWQGDRPDGAVVPAPLAALIEQSGWIIDIDRPPNGAGEISAPGWMSLDRRAWALVPLIHFGRLIGAILLARPPINRRLDWEDFDMLRAAGRQAASYLSEAQGQQALDDAQRFEEFNRRFAFIIHDVKNLVSQLSLLARNAERHADNPDFRADMVLTLKESVGKMNDMLARLSQHNKGRAEEPRPMALRDVAEQVTRTRSRQHAIGVTGDAPPVLADPARVEQIVTHLLQNAIDASNPDSPVELRLSAEGTDALLEVIDRGRGMTAEFIRRELFKPFSSSKAGGFGIGAYEARALAQAMGGRIDVESKPGVGSRFTLRLPLALGDFRGKAA from the coding sequence GTGAGCGGCCTGCTGCAATTCGTCGGCGACTGGGGCCATGCGCTGGCCGCCGTGCTGTTCGCGGCGCTCGGCATCTTCGCCCTGCGCCGCCGGGAGGAAGGCGCCGAACAGCGCCTGCTGGCCGTCGCGCTGCTGCTCACCTCCTGCTGGTCGCTCTACGTCTCCTTCGGCGGGGTCGACAAGCCGCTGACCGGCATCGGGGAGAATATCCGCAACGCCGCCTGGCTGCTGCTGCTGTTCGCGCTGCTGCGGCGGAACGGCGCTGCGCGAGGGGAATCGCTGCTGGCGATCGGATCGGTCTACGCCGCCGTGGCGGGGATCATCCTGCTCCAGACCTTCACGGACCTCATCTGGCGGCAATTGCCGACATCGAGCGACCTGCATCGCGCGCTTCTTCATGCCTCGCTGGTGCTGCACCTGATGACCGCCATCGGCAGCCTGATGCTGGTCCATCACCTCTACGTCAGTTGGCCGGTGCGCGAACGGCAGCGGGTGGCGCTGCTGCTGGGCGCGCTGGCGGCGATGTGGACATATGACCTCAATCTTTACGCCATCGCCGCCTTCGCCGTCGACCGGGCGAGCGACCTCTACGCGCTGAGGGGGCCGATGATGGCGCTGCTGGCGCCGGTGATCGGGGCGGGCATGCGCGCCGACATGGCGGGACGGCTGCAATTGTCGCGCGCCCTGACCTTCCAGTCGCTTTCCCTTGCCGCCATCGCGCTCTACGTCGCGGTGCTGGCGGCGACGGCGGTGCTGGTGGAACTGGTCGCCGGTCCCTATGCCCGGCTGGTCGAGATCGGCTGCGTCTTCTTCCTGGCGGTGAGCGCGCTGGTTCTGCTGCCCTCCCGCCGGCTGCGCGCCCTCTGGAAGGTGCAGGTGGCCAAGCATTTCTTCCAGCACCGCTATGATTACCGCACCGAATGGATGCGATTCGGCGATACGATAGGCCGCCCCGGCGACAACGCCCTGCCGCTGGGAGAGCGCGTGGCGAAGGCGGTGGCCGACATCACCGATTCCCCCGCCGCCCTCCTGATGCTGCGGGCGGAGGATGGCGCGCTGGCGTTCGAGACGCATTGGAACTGGCAGGGCGACAGGCCCGACGGGGCGGTCGTCCCTGCGCCGCTGGCCGCGCTCATCGAACAGAGCGGCTGGATCATCGACATCGACCGGCCGCCCAATGGCGCGGGGGAAATCAGCGCCCCCGGCTGGATGAGCCTCGATCGCCGCGCCTGGGCGCTGGTGCCGCTGATCCATTTCGGCCGGCTGATCGGCGCAATCCTGCTGGCTCGCCCGCCCATCAACCGGCGGCTGGACTGGGAGGATTTCGACATGCTGCGCGCCGCCGGACGGCAGGCGGCCAGCTATCTGAGCGAGGCGCAGGGGCAGCAGGCGCTGGACGACGCCCAGCGTTTCGAGGAATTCAACCGCCGTTTCGCGTTCATCATCCATGACGTCAAGAATCTGGTGAGCCAGCTTTCGCTGCTGGCCCGCAATGCGGAGCGGCATGCCGACAATCCGGACTTTCGCGCCGACATGGTGCTGACGCTGAAAGAGTCGGTGGGCAAGATGAACGACATGCTCGCCCGCCTGTCGCAGCATAACAAGGGCCGGGCGGAGGAACCCCGCCCGATGGCGCTGCGCGATGTGGCGGAGCAGGTGACGCGAACCCGCTCGCGCCAGCACGCAATAGGCGTCACGGGCGACGCGCCGCCGGTGCTGGCCGATCCGGCGCGGGTGGAGCAGATCGTCACCCATCTGCTCCAGAACGCCATCGACGCCAGCAATCCGGACAGCCCGGTGGAATTGCGCCTGTCCGCCGAGGGGACCGACGCTCTGCTGGAGGTGATCGACCGGGGCCGGGGCATGACCGCCGAATTCATCCGCCGCGAATTGTTCAAGCCCTTTTCGTCCAGCAAGGCGGGGGGCTTCGGCATCGGCGCCTACGAGGCGCGGGCGCTGGCCCAGGCGATGGGCGGGCGGATCGATGTGGAAAGCAAGCCCGGCGTGGGGAGCCGGTTCACATTGCGCCTGCCTTTGGCGCTAGGGGATTTTAGGGGGAAGGCCGCCTGA
- a CDS encoding 2-hydroxyacid dehydrogenase, with the protein MAKKPRPATPRVIVTRRLPPNVEARMAELFDTVFNIGDVPMDRAALTRAMAQCDVLVPSVTDHLDAALIEAAPERLQLIASFGSGVDHIDLHATRQKGIIVTNTPGVLTEDTADMTMALILSVPRRLAEGEKLVRSGAWTGWSPSGMLGHRIGGKRLGIIGMGRIGRAVARRAAAFGLSIAYHNRHRLPFEVEQELQAHWHGDLDSLLAGSDIVSIHCPLNADSRGMIDARRIALMRSDAYLINTSRAEITDEPALIAALAEGRIAGAGLDVYTHEPAVDPRLLDLSNVVLLPHMGSATIEGRDATGARVIANIRSWVDGHRPPNQVLEGWV; encoded by the coding sequence ATGGCCAAGAAACCGCGCCCCGCCACGCCGCGCGTCATCGTCACGCGCCGCCTGCCTCCCAATGTCGAGGCGCGCATGGCCGAACTGTTCGACACCGTCTTCAACATCGGCGACGTGCCGATGGACCGGGCCGCGCTGACCCGCGCCATGGCGCAGTGCGACGTGCTGGTGCCCTCCGTCACCGACCATCTCGACGCCGCGCTGATCGAGGCCGCGCCGGAGAGGTTGCAACTCATCGCCAGCTTCGGCAGCGGCGTCGACCATATCGACCTCCATGCCACGCGGCAGAAGGGGATCATCGTCACCAACACGCCCGGCGTGCTGACGGAGGATACCGCCGACATGACCATGGCGCTGATCCTGTCGGTGCCGCGCCGCCTGGCGGAGGGGGAGAAGCTGGTGCGATCCGGCGCGTGGACGGGCTGGAGCCCGTCGGGCATGCTGGGCCACCGGATCGGCGGGAAGAGGCTGGGCATCATCGGCATGGGCCGCATTGGTCGCGCGGTGGCCCGCCGCGCCGCCGCCTTCGGCCTGTCCATCGCCTATCACAACCGCCATCGCCTGCCCTTCGAGGTGGAGCAGGAATTGCAGGCGCATTGGCACGGCGACCTCGATTCCCTGCTGGCGGGAAGCGATATCGTGTCGATCCACTGTCCGCTCAACGCCGACAGCCGCGGGATGATTGACGCCCGGCGGATCGCGCTGATGCGGTCCGACGCCTATCTTATCAACACCTCGCGGGCAGAGATCACGGACGAACCGGCGCTGATCGCGGCGCTGGCCGAAGGGCGGATCGCCGGGGCGGGGCTGGACGTCTATACCCATGAACCGGCGGTCGATCCCCGGCTGCTGGACCTTTCCAACGTCGTGCTGCTGCCGCATATGGGGTCCGCGACGATCGAGGGGCGCGACGCGACCGGGGCGCGGGTGATCGCCAATATCAGAAGCTGGGTGGACGGACACCGGCCGCCCAACCAGGTGCTGGAAGGCTGGGTCTGA
- the prsR gene encoding PEP-CTERM-box response regulator transcription factor: MSDMRPKLLIVEDDPGLQRQLRWAYEEYQLFIAGDREEAVEMLREHAPDVVTLDLGLPPDPDGTSEGFATLEEILRIKPDTKVIVASGHGARESALHAISGGAYDFYQKPVDIDELGLIVRRAFHVHALERENARLAETAPEGGRVLGRLITAAPEMMKVARTIERVAAADVSVLLLGASGTGKELLAQGLHDASPRRQGAFVAINCAAIPETLLEAELFGHEKGAFTGAVKTTPGKIELAQGGTLFLDEVGDIPLALQVKLLRFLQDRVIERIGGRQPIAVDTRIVCATHQNLEEMIVAGTFREDLYYRLAEIVVRIPALRERPGDPALLARHFLNRFAKDMNPQVKGLAPDALAALDAWGWPGNVRELENRMKRAVIMADGKHVTAADLDLDGDRAEGGDVVNLKAAREMADRRAIRRAIARTDGNISGAAKMLGISRPTLYDLLKQYRMQN; encoded by the coding sequence ATGAGCGACATGCGACCGAAATTGCTGATCGTGGAGGACGATCCGGGCCTGCAACGGCAGTTGCGCTGGGCCTATGAGGAATATCAGCTTTTCATCGCGGGCGACCGCGAGGAGGCGGTAGAGATGCTGCGCGAGCACGCGCCCGACGTGGTGACGCTGGACCTGGGCCTCCCGCCCGATCCCGACGGCACCAGCGAGGGTTTCGCCACGCTGGAGGAAATCCTGCGCATCAAGCCGGACACGAAGGTCATCGTCGCATCCGGCCATGGGGCCCGGGAAAGCGCGCTCCACGCCATTTCTGGCGGGGCCTATGATTTCTACCAGAAGCCGGTCGACATCGACGAACTGGGGCTGATCGTCCGCCGCGCCTTCCATGTCCATGCGCTGGAGCGGGAAAATGCCCGTCTTGCCGAAACCGCGCCGGAAGGAGGGCGCGTGCTGGGCCGGCTGATCACCGCCGCGCCGGAGATGATGAAGGTCGCCCGCACCATAGAGCGGGTGGCGGCGGCGGACGTATCCGTCCTGCTGCTGGGGGCGAGCGGCACCGGCAAGGAATTGCTCGCGCAGGGCCTGCACGACGCCAGCCCAAGGCGGCAAGGGGCCTTCGTCGCGATCAACTGCGCGGCGATCCCGGAAACGCTGCTGGAGGCGGAACTGTTCGGGCATGAGAAGGGCGCGTTCACCGGCGCGGTCAAGACCACGCCCGGCAAGATCGAACTGGCGCAGGGCGGCACATTGTTCCTCGACGAAGTGGGCGACATCCCGTTGGCCCTGCAGGTGAAGCTGTTGCGTTTCCTGCAGGATCGGGTGATCGAACGGATCGGCGGGCGCCAGCCCATAGCGGTCGACACGCGGATAGTCTGCGCCACCCACCAGAATCTGGAGGAGATGATCGTGGCGGGCACGTTCCGGGAGGATCTCTATTATCGCCTGGCGGAGATCGTGGTGCGCATTCCCGCGCTCCGGGAACGGCCCGGCGATCCGGCGCTGCTGGCGCGGCATTTCCTGAACCGCTTCGCCAAGGACATGAACCCGCAGGTGAAGGGACTCGCGCCGGACGCGCTGGCGGCGCTCGACGCCTGGGGCTGGCCGGGCAATGTGCGCGAGTTGGAAAACCGCATGAAGCGCGCCGTCATCATGGCGGATGGGAAGCATGTGACCGCCGCCGACCTCGACCTGGACGGGGACCGCGCCGAGGGGGGCGATGTCGTGAACCTGAAGGCGGCGCGGGAAATGGCCGACCGCCGCGCCATCCGCCGGGCGATAGCGCGGACGGACGGCAATATCTCAGGCGCGGCGAAGATGCTGGGGATCAGCCGTCCGACGCTCTACGACCTGCTGAAGCAATATCGGATGCAGAATTAG
- a CDS encoding copper resistance protein B, translated as MKALAFAALLSLAAAAFPAGAQEHAGHGQTDHGQMDHGQMDHGRMNHDGMDRPQDHGDHQPAAGNPHAGHGLPAPDAGVPAGVAPPAPTDHAAEAFYDPAEMARARAAMLRESGGMTFSRLMLDRLEYRMGRGADAYHWEGEGWVGGDLNRFAFKTEGEGDFGGPLERAEVQALYSRAIDPWFNLEAGVRHDIRPGPQRTYAVVGIDGLAPYWFEVGAQAFLSDKGDAHLRLEGSYDQRITQRLILQPAAEIDIAAQDVPELGIGSGLSDVELGLRLRYEFAREFAPYVGVNWERKLGETARFARAQGARASATSLVMGVRFWF; from the coding sequence ATGAAGGCGCTGGCGTTCGCAGCGCTGCTGTCGCTCGCTGCCGCAGCCTTTCCGGCCGGAGCGCAGGAACATGCCGGTCATGGCCAGACGGATCACGGCCAGATGGATCACGGCCAGATGGATCATGGCCGGATGAATCATGACGGCATGGATCGGCCGCAGGACCATGGCGACCATCAGCCCGCTGCCGGAAACCCCCATGCCGGCCACGGCCTGCCCGCACCCGATGCGGGCGTGCCGGCAGGCGTCGCGCCTCCCGCGCCGACCGATCATGCCGCCGAAGCCTTTTACGACCCCGCGGAAATGGCGCGCGCCCGCGCTGCCATGCTCAGGGAAAGCGGCGGCATGACCTTCTCCCGCCTCATGCTCGACCGGCTGGAATATCGCATGGGCAGGGGCGCCGACGCCTATCATTGGGAAGGGGAAGGCTGGGTCGGCGGCGACCTCAACCGCTTCGCCTTCAAGACGGAGGGGGAGGGAGATTTCGGCGGCCCGCTGGAAAGGGCGGAAGTGCAGGCGCTTTACAGCCGGGCGATCGATCCCTGGTTCAACCTGGAGGCCGGCGTCCGCCACGACATTCGCCCCGGCCCGCAACGGACCTATGCGGTGGTGGGCATCGACGGCCTTGCCCCCTATTGGTTCGAGGTCGGCGCGCAGGCCTTTCTCTCCGACAAGGGCGACGCGCATCTGCGGCTGGAGGGCAGCTATGACCAGCGCATCACCCAGCGCCTGATCCTGCAACCGGCGGCGGAAATCGACATCGCGGCGCAGGACGTGCCTGAACTCGGCATCGGTTCGGGCCTGTCGGACGTCGAACTGGGATTGCGGCTGCGCTATGAATTCGCGCGGGAGTTCGCGCCCTATGTCGGCGTGAATTGGGAGAGAAAACTGGGCGAAACCGCCCGCTTCGCCCGCGCCCAAGGGGCGCGGGCGTCCGCGACCAGCCTGGTGATGGGCGTGCGCTTCTGGTTCTGA
- a CDS encoding DUF5818 domain-containing protein encodes MMIGAGVDETGRLVRDQAGFLLQRDLGGSFRLVLLRVPVDHVEKRVRVQGYYAGDGIVEVEGVAAA; translated from the coding sequence ATGATGATCGGTGCTGGAGTGGATGAGACCGGGCGGCTGGTCCGCGACCAGGCGGGCTTCCTGCTCCAGCGCGATCTGGGCGGCAGTTTCCGCCTGGTGCTGCTGCGCGTGCCCGTCGACCATGTGGAAAAGCGGGTGCGGGTGCAGGGCTATTATGCCGGGGACGGCATAGTGGAGGTGGAGGGAGTGGCCGCGGCCTGA
- a CDS encoding SH3 domain-containing protein gives MGMKGYLGAGMVAALCWTGGAWAAPAKPVPYWASLTQEEARMRVGPSLDYPSNWVYRRRDLPVKVVQVLGLWRKVEDSSGTQGWMHVRLLSDTPTAIVTADIAPMRDSPSEDGRALFRAQKGVVGRLSSCGKGWCAFDVGGQKGFVRASDIWGATR, from the coding sequence ATGGGCATGAAGGGCTATCTGGGCGCGGGCATGGTGGCGGCGCTGTGCTGGACGGGCGGGGCATGGGCCGCGCCTGCGAAGCCGGTGCCCTATTGGGCTTCGCTGACGCAGGAGGAGGCGCGCATGCGCGTCGGCCCCAGCCTGGATTACCCGTCCAACTGGGTCTATCGCCGCCGCGACCTGCCGGTGAAGGTGGTGCAGGTGCTGGGCCTGTGGCGTAAGGTGGAGGATTCGAGCGGTACGCAGGGCTGGATGCATGTGCGCCTGCTGAGCGACACGCCGACCGCCATCGTCACCGCCGACATCGCGCCGATGCGCGATTCCCCCAGTGAAGACGGCCGCGCCCTGTTCCGCGCTCAGAAGGGCGTGGTGGGACGGCTTTCCTCCTGCGGCAAGGGCTGGTGCGCCTTCGACGTCGGCGGGCAGAAGGGCTTTGTCCGCGCCAGCGACATTTGGGGCGCGACGCGGTAG
- a CDS encoding copper resistance system multicopper oxidase, with protein sequence MTLSDVDRRSLFRSLCGLGGALALSRIFPAWAQSGTAGLSLAPGALSGETIALTVAEGHFSTGGRSGHAVMINGTLPAPLIRLREGQNVRLSVTNRLREDTSIHWHGLIVPFQMDGVPGISFPGIRPGETFTYEFPVRQSGTYWYHSHSGMQEAVGHYGPIVIDPAGPDPVQAEREHVVILSDWSPVHPHVLLRRLKQMGGYFNMQKQTLSGLLAGKDQNAKERLQWGAMRMDPTDISDVTGSTYSFLANGHGTAENWTGLFTPGERVRLRIVNAAAMTNFNLRLPGLPMTVVQCDGQHVQPVETDEIQIGIAETYDVVVRPTEAKPYALIAEAIDRSGLVRATLAPRIGMAADVPALRERPLLGMKDMGMDMSGMGDMPGHSMKMRDPSVAPQVKMGPGVATLSPMPVDRTADRPTGLESVEHRVLTYADLKSLEPNRDRRAPTRTLDIHLTANMERYMWSFDGVKLSDGAEPIAFRHMERVRVNLINDTMMPHPIHLHGHFFELVTGAGDHNPLKHTVNVLPGGKVSFDLTADALGDWAFHCHMLMHMHAGMMRVVTVRHAADAA encoded by the coding sequence ATGACCCTTTCCGATGTCGATCGCCGCAGCCTTTTCCGCAGCCTTTGCGGGTTGGGAGGCGCGCTGGCCCTCAGCCGGATTTTTCCCGCCTGGGCGCAGAGCGGAACGGCGGGCCTGTCCCTGGCTCCCGGAGCGCTGAGCGGCGAGACTATCGCGCTGACCGTGGCGGAGGGGCATTTTTCGACCGGCGGGCGTTCGGGCCACGCGGTGATGATCAACGGCACGCTGCCCGCGCCGCTCATCCGCTTGAGGGAAGGGCAGAATGTCCGGCTGTCCGTCACCAATCGCCTGCGGGAGGACACGTCGATCCACTGGCACGGCCTGATCGTGCCGTTCCAGATGGACGGGGTGCCGGGGATCAGCTTTCCCGGCATCCGCCCCGGCGAGACCTTCACCTATGAATTTCCGGTCCGCCAGTCGGGCACCTACTGGTATCACAGCCATTCTGGAATGCAGGAGGCGGTGGGCCATTATGGGCCGATCGTGATCGACCCCGCCGGGCCGGACCCCGTGCAGGCGGAGCGCGAGCATGTCGTCATCCTGTCGGACTGGAGTCCGGTTCACCCGCATGTCCTGCTGCGGCGGCTGAAGCAGATGGGCGGCTATTTCAACATGCAGAAGCAGACCCTGTCGGGGCTGCTCGCGGGCAAGGACCAGAACGCGAAGGAGCGCCTTCAATGGGGCGCCATGCGCATGGACCCGACCGACATATCCGACGTCACCGGCTCGACCTACAGCTTCCTGGCGAACGGCCATGGCACGGCGGAGAACTGGACGGGACTCTTCACGCCTGGCGAGCGGGTGCGGCTGCGCATCGTCAATGCGGCCGCCATGACCAATTTCAACCTGCGCCTGCCGGGACTGCCGATGACGGTGGTGCAGTGCGACGGCCAGCATGTCCAGCCGGTGGAGACCGACGAGATCCAGATCGGCATCGCGGAGACCTATGATGTGGTGGTGCGGCCCACCGAAGCGAAGCCCTATGCCTTGATCGCGGAGGCGATAGACCGCTCCGGACTGGTGCGGGCGACCCTTGCGCCCCGGATCGGCATGGCGGCGGACGTGCCCGCGCTGCGCGAAAGGCCGCTGCTGGGCATGAAGGACATGGGCATGGACATGTCCGGCATGGGGGATATGCCCGGACATTCCATGAAGATGCGCGACCCGTCCGTCGCGCCGCAGGTGAAGATGGGACCGGGCGTCGCGACCCTTTCCCCCATGCCGGTGGACCGGACCGCAGACCGGCCCACGGGGCTGGAGAGCGTCGAGCATCGGGTGCTGACCTATGCCGACCTGAAATCGCTTGAGCCGAACCGCGACAGGCGCGCGCCGACCCGCACGCTGGACATCCACCTGACCGCGAACATGGAGCGCTACATGTGGTCCTTCGACGGGGTGAAGCTGTCCGACGGGGCCGAACCCATCGCCTTCCGCCATATGGAGCGGGTGCGGGTGAACCTGATCAACGACACGATGATGCCGCACCCGATCCATCTGCACGGCCATTTCTTCGAGCTTGTGACTGGCGCCGGCGACCATAATCCGCTCAAGCACACGGTGAACGTGCTGCCTGGAGGGAAAGTGAGCTTCGACCTTACGGCAGACGCGCTGGGCGATTGGGCCTTTCACTGCCATATGCTGATGCACATGCATGCAGGGATGATGCGCGTCGTGACCGTTCGGCATGCGGCGGACGCGGCATGA
- a CDS encoding DUF1328 domain-containing protein, whose amino-acid sequence MIRLAIISLVIAAVLAILGFGGAAGTFVGIAKFLFVLAIALFVIFLVLGLMAGKGIKNAIDR is encoded by the coding sequence ATGATCCGTCTGGCCATCATTTCGCTCGTGATCGCCGCCGTGCTGGCCATATTGGGCTTCGGCGGCGCGGCGGGCACCTTCGTGGGCATCGCGAAGTTCCTGTTCGTGCTGGCGATCGCATTGTTCGTCATCTTCCTCGTGCTTGGCCTGATGGCTGGCAAGGGGATCAAGAACGCGATAGATCGCTGA
- a CDS encoding GntR family transcriptional regulator — translation MADDSKPVYLRLREIIAASILDGEFRDGDMLPSVRALAAQQGANPLTVAKAYQCFQDDGLIVVRRGVGMFVADGATRRLRDMERARFMDTVWPPVAEQIRRLGISAADLGVERV, via the coding sequence ATGGCCGACGATTCGAAACCCGTCTATCTCCGCCTTCGGGAGATCATTGCCGCTTCGATACTGGACGGGGAATTTCGCGACGGGGACATGTTGCCCTCTGTGCGCGCCCTGGCCGCGCAGCAGGGCGCCAATCCGCTGACGGTGGCAAAGGCCTATCAATGCTTTCAGGACGATGGGCTGATCGTCGTCAGGCGCGGCGTCGGCATGTTCGTCGCTGACGGCGCGACGCGCCGGTTGCGGGACATGGAGCGGGCGCGGTTCATGGATACGGTCTGGCCGCCGGTGGCGGAGCAGATCAGGCGGCTGGGGATCAGCGCGGCGGATCTGGGAGTCGAGAGGGTATAG
- a CDS encoding peptide MFS transporter, protein MATSVSTAAGAGMGKTWLGHPRGLFLLFFVEMWERFSFYGMRALLIFYLTQHFLFSDRDASYAYGAYMSLIYISPLMGGYLADRYLGQRKAVLFGGVVIAIGHIVLGMESDDAGAMGLGLFWLGLATVITGTGFLKSSVSALVGQLYPRDDMRRDPAYTIFYMGINVGATMGPIICGYLGQTWGWHWGFGAASVGMIAGVIGFMLCKPLLQGRGEPRDPERLKERVGGVVSREWLVYLSSLASIGLCWFLIQNHVIVGWMLAAASAAVVLYILWEAFGRMERIGRDRMLAALFLLVVNPIFWGLYEQTGSSLSLFTDRYTDRTIWGFNVPASMFQSVNAAYILMFGPVLAGLWIWLAKRGWEPSTPAKFGIALALVGAGFLILVAGTGAPGTLTPVLFIFLLYLCHTLGELCLSPVGLSAMSKLAPSRMIGLMMGIWFLAMALGEYAAGLIAAATGGEGGAASRGDVLAVYGTIGWWSVGAGLAVMALAPLVKRLMHADRFAEEGE, encoded by the coding sequence ATGGCGACCTCAGTTTCAACCGCGGCCGGCGCGGGGATGGGCAAGACCTGGCTTGGCCATCCGCGCGGGCTGTTCCTGCTGTTCTTCGTGGAGATGTGGGAACGCTTCTCCTTCTACGGCATGCGCGCGCTGCTGATCTTCTACCTGACGCAGCATTTCCTCTTTTCCGACCGCGACGCCAGCTACGCCTATGGCGCCTATATGTCGCTGATCTACATCTCGCCGCTGATGGGCGGCTATCTGGCGGACCGCTATCTGGGCCAGCGCAAGGCGGTGCTGTTCGGCGGCGTCGTGATCGCCATCGGCCATATCGTCCTGGGCATGGAAAGCGACGATGCGGGCGCGATGGGCCTTGGCCTCTTCTGGCTCGGCCTGGCGACCGTGATCACGGGCACGGGCTTCCTCAAATCCAGCGTTTCGGCGCTGGTGGGCCAGCTTTATCCGCGGGACGACATGCGGCGCGACCCGGCCTATACGATCTTCTACATGGGCATCAATGTGGGCGCGACCATGGGCCCCATCATCTGCGGCTATCTGGGCCAGACATGGGGCTGGCACTGGGGCTTCGGCGCCGCGTCGGTGGGCATGATCGCGGGGGTGATCGGCTTCATGCTGTGCAAGCCGCTGTTGCAGGGTCGGGGCGAACCCCGCGATCCCGAACGGCTGAAGGAACGGGTCGGCGGCGTCGTCAGCCGCGAATGGCTCGTCTATCTCTCCAGCCTGGCGTCGATCGGGCTGTGCTGGTTCCTGATCCAGAACCATGTGATCGTCGGCTGGATGCTGGCGGCGGCGAGCGCGGCCGTCGTGCTCTACATCCTCTGGGAAGCCTTCGGCCGGATGGAGCGGATCGGGCGGGACAGGATGCTGGCGGCGCTGTTCCTGCTCGTCGTCAACCCGATCTTCTGGGGCCTCTACGAACAGACCGGATCGTCGCTCAGCCTGTTCACGGATCGCTATACGGACCGCACCATATGGGGCTTCAACGTCCCCGCCTCGATGTTCCAGTCGGTCAACGCCGCCTATATATTGATGTTCGGCCCGGTCCTGGCGGGCCTGTGGATCTGGCTGGCGAAGCGGGGATGGGAACCGTCCACCCCGGCCAAGTTCGGCATCGCGCTGGCGCTGGTGGGCGCGGGATTCCTGATCCTGGTGGCGGGAACCGGAGCGCCCGGCACGCTGACGCCGGTGCTGTTCATCTTCCTGCTCTACCTCTGCCACACGCTGGGCGAACTCTGCCTGTCGCCGGTCGGCCTGTCCGCCATGTCGAAACTGGCGCCGTCGCGGATGATCGGCCTGATGATGGGCATCTGGTTCCTGGCCATGGCGCTGGGCGAATATGCCGCCGGTCTGATCGCCGCGGCCACGGGCGGGGAGGGGGGAGCCGCCTCCCGCGGCGACGTGCTGGCGGTTTACGGCACGATCGGCTGGTGGTCCGTCGGCGCGGGACTGGCCGTCATGGCGCTGGCGCCGCTGGTGAAGCGGCTGATGCACGCCGACCGCTTCGCGGAGGAGGGCGAGTAG